From a single Streptomyces liliifuscus genomic region:
- a CDS encoding ABC transporter permease, whose translation MNDMSRPGAIREQWSRTAPALRRFSRSTTAMLLCVVVAGYVALGVASSGAFFEGPSVRVFLQYLATPILIGLAQMVALCVGQLNLAVGALGGFTACLTGVLMADHGVPAAVAVIVGLLTATTVGLVTGVVIVATQINGFIVTLATMTILLGAQYRLTGTRTVDGYSPALRDLGTAAPLNIPLVFVTALVAAALLAAFMYRTVAGRRLLAAGGNPLAARLSGISTDRQIVAAHTLSGLLIGVAAVTATASLPGVNRSVGGDWLLPSFAAPIIGGVALTGGSIAVFGTVLAAFVTRLIDAARAQFSLDPSWVNLLIGLVVLGTVAGGRLHQSRLGRTGGTAPPPAEAGKRPPAVLPQPGGAR comes from the coding sequence ATGAATGACATGAGCCGCCCGGGCGCGATCCGCGAGCAGTGGAGCCGGACCGCGCCGGCCCTGCGCCGGTTCTCCCGTTCCACGACGGCGATGCTGCTGTGCGTGGTCGTGGCGGGATACGTGGCACTGGGTGTGGCCTCGTCGGGCGCCTTCTTCGAGGGCCCCTCGGTGCGCGTCTTCCTCCAGTACCTGGCCACCCCCATCCTCATCGGCCTGGCGCAGATGGTGGCGCTGTGCGTGGGGCAGCTCAATCTCGCCGTCGGCGCCCTGGGCGGCTTCACCGCCTGTCTGACGGGCGTTCTCATGGCCGACCACGGGGTGCCGGCCGCGGTCGCCGTGATCGTGGGCCTGTTGACGGCCACGACCGTCGGCCTGGTGACCGGCGTCGTCATCGTGGCCACACAGATCAACGGGTTCATCGTCACGCTCGCCACCATGACGATCCTCCTGGGAGCGCAGTACCGGCTCACCGGCACCCGTACCGTCGACGGCTACTCCCCCGCGCTGCGCGACCTCGGCACGGCGGCGCCGCTCAACATCCCTCTCGTCTTCGTCACCGCGCTCGTCGCGGCGGCTCTGCTGGCCGCCTTCATGTACCGCACGGTCGCGGGCAGGCGGCTCCTCGCCGCGGGCGGCAACCCACTGGCCGCCCGACTGTCCGGTATCTCCACCGACCGGCAGATCGTGGCCGCGCACACACTGTCCGGGCTGCTGATCGGCGTGGCCGCCGTGACGGCCACGGCCTCGCTGCCCGGCGTCAACCGGAGCGTCGGCGGCGACTGGCTGCTGCCGAGCTTCGCCGCGCCCATCATCGGGGGCGTGGCGCTCACCGGCGGTTCGATCGCCGTGTTCGGGACCGTCCTCGCCGCCTTCGTGACACGGCTGATCGACGCGGCGCGAGCGCAGTTCTCGCTGGACCCGAGCTGGGTGAACCTCCTGATCGGCCTGGTCGTCCTGGGTACGGTCGCCGGTGGCCGCCTGCACCAGAGTCGCCTGGGGAGGACGGGTGGCACGGCACCACCGCCGGCGGAGGCGGGTAAGCGGCCGCCCGCCGTCCTGCCGCAGCCGGGAGGTGCCCGTTGA
- a CDS encoding substrate-binding domain-containing protein, which produces MRFPTRSVLPGVVAAVVLAAGTAACTYRNSGAPAGGQAAPDARTGGGAELVDGSRTKVALVPGGAHPYFQPWKATVTTARKTYGLGAVTFDETAEWDQQKQNNLLSTLAARGYNSFGVFGVSPTDINSTFADLRSQGFPVASLGSCPAGDKDEADFCLSTDVELAAHKATKAAIEAMGGRGTLVHLTGNNVDANTQLRIKGVTRAVKETDGKVRLLQTITDIDTDLQTAQKAVSDLMAAKGDKITGIVATAYNPAVAAADAVSTSGSKAKVIAIDDDAKILSGIEQGTVTATVVQNPVGQAEIGTWALALLQTKQCTVRDPGVEVDSGSFVVDKASVSTYDKARQKKTAQLKTEFADKILSCG; this is translated from the coding sequence ATGCGCTTCCCAACCAGATCCGTCCTGCCCGGAGTTGTCGCAGCCGTGGTGCTGGCCGCGGGGACAGCGGCGTGCACCTACAGGAACTCGGGTGCACCGGCAGGCGGTCAGGCCGCGCCGGACGCAAGGACCGGCGGCGGGGCCGAACTCGTGGACGGTTCCCGGACCAAGGTCGCCCTCGTGCCCGGCGGCGCACACCCGTACTTCCAGCCCTGGAAGGCGACGGTCACCACCGCGCGCAAGACCTACGGCCTCGGGGCCGTCACCTTCGACGAGACGGCGGAGTGGGACCAGCAGAAGCAGAACAACCTGCTGTCCACGCTGGCGGCGCGCGGCTACAACTCCTTCGGAGTGTTCGGTGTCTCCCCCACCGACATCAACTCGACCTTCGCGGACCTCAGATCGCAGGGCTTCCCCGTGGCGTCCCTGGGTTCCTGCCCCGCCGGCGACAAGGACGAGGCCGACTTCTGCCTCTCCACGGACGTCGAACTCGCCGCCCACAAGGCCACGAAGGCGGCGATCGAGGCCATGGGCGGCCGCGGCACTCTGGTCCACCTGACCGGCAACAACGTCGACGCCAACACCCAGTTGCGCATCAAGGGGGTCACCCGGGCCGTCAAGGAGACGGACGGCAAGGTACGGCTCCTGCAGACCATCACCGACATCGACACGGACCTGCAGACCGCGCAGAAGGCGGTGTCCGACCTGATGGCGGCCAAGGGCGACAAGATCACGGGCATCGTCGCCACCGCCTACAACCCGGCCGTCGCCGCCGCCGACGCCGTCAGCACCTCCGGGTCGAAGGCGAAGGTCATCGCCATCGACGACGACGCCAAGATCCTGAGCGGCATCGAGCAGGGCACGGTCACGGCCACCGTGGTGCAGAACCCGGTCGGTCAGGCCGAGATCGGGACATGGGCCCTGGCGCTGCTGCAGACGAAGCAGTGCACCGTGCGCGATCCCGGGGTGGAGGTGGACTCCGGTTCGTTCGTCGTCGACAAGGCGAGCGTCTCCACCTACGACAAGGCACGGCAGAAGAAGACCGCGCAGCTCAAGACGGAGTTCGCCGACAAGATCCTCTCGTGCGGCTGA
- a CDS encoding ABC transporter permease translates to MTTSISPPDTVPEEKAAGHRMPFWVNQRLGLLVLVIALSVLFGVLRPAFLDQRLVLFPLLRDVATLTVVALAQMVALSVGHMNLAVGRMAAFGAMFAGLGYDRLGLPMPAGLLLCLAAGAAIGAVTGWLIARTGVSSFVVTLAMDFALLGLVSLLYSALTEDAAFTTRPSGIDELRSYSLADICAGPICGSPAVPQIAQFTVLAMVGLGFLYGCTRIGRELLLTGANPAAAELSGIPTGRRVLLAHTLSGLLAALAGFMAAAGTGTFRASIGNDFMLPSFLGAVLGGTLLTGGVVSVLGTLLGTALVGVIRKGLDLLGVGLESLNIYLGCVLLLALSADRIRTVVSYRKVVRST, encoded by the coding sequence ATGACGACCTCCATCAGCCCGCCGGACACCGTCCCGGAGGAGAAGGCGGCAGGTCATCGCATGCCGTTCTGGGTCAACCAGCGGCTCGGCCTGCTGGTGCTGGTCATCGCGCTGAGTGTCCTGTTCGGGGTGCTGCGGCCGGCGTTCCTGGATCAGCGCCTGGTGCTCTTTCCGCTCCTGCGGGACGTCGCCACGCTGACCGTGGTGGCGCTCGCGCAGATGGTGGCCCTGTCCGTGGGGCACATGAATCTCGCGGTCGGGCGGATGGCGGCCTTCGGGGCCATGTTCGCGGGCCTCGGGTACGACCGGCTCGGTCTGCCGATGCCTGCCGGGCTGCTGCTGTGCCTGGCCGCCGGTGCCGCCATCGGCGCGGTCACCGGCTGGCTCATCGCCCGTACCGGCGTGAGTTCCTTCGTCGTCACGCTGGCGATGGACTTCGCCCTGCTGGGGCTGGTGTCCCTGCTGTACTCGGCGCTCACCGAGGACGCCGCCTTCACCACCCGGCCGTCCGGCATCGACGAACTGCGGTCCTACTCGCTCGCCGACATCTGCGCGGGCCCCATCTGCGGCTCGCCCGCCGTACCGCAGATCGCGCAGTTCACCGTGCTCGCCATGGTCGGCCTCGGTTTTCTGTACGGGTGCACACGCATCGGCAGGGAACTGCTGCTCACCGGTGCGAACCCGGCGGCCGCGGAGCTGTCCGGCATCCCCACCGGGCGCCGGGTCCTGCTCGCGCACACGCTCTCCGGACTGCTCGCCGCGCTCGCCGGATTCATGGCCGCCGCGGGCACGGGAACGTTCCGCGCCTCCATCGGCAACGACTTCATGCTGCCCTCCTTCCTGGGAGCGGTGCTCGGCGGCACCCTGCTCACCGGCGGGGTGGTGTCCGTGCTGGGCACGCTGCTCGGCACCGCCCTGGTCGGCGTGATCCGCAAGGGCCTCGACCTGCTCGGCGTCGGCCTGGAAAGCCTGAACATCTACCTCGGCTGTGTCCTCCTGCTGGCCCTGTCTGCCGACCGGATCCGCACCGTGGTGTCCTATCGCAAGGTGGTGCGCTCCACATGA
- a CDS encoding peptidoglycan DD-metalloendopeptidase family protein, whose protein sequence is MTEEREGTAVVDEAAGTAERAGTEEALSGQQRPRRRGPGPFVLIVAPSLVALIGVSGYLALTGGLSPDQSQGPDPAQTSVANVDASYVPWLRKAADACTVVTPALLAAQIDQLSGWSNDGASLSQQGIAGFTDAQWRTWGRDDNANGRSSPRDTEDAIMALGRQDCSLAEKVTDLRTEGAVSGNLVDLTLAAYTAGTDSVKRAGRVPADARTFLNKVKARLPRYDALVRRTPDQNGGQNAAAVLTPPVSTLTVTSSFGSRTHPLTGVTKLHTGVDFGAPQGAQVSAARDGRIEFAGTTTAYGIRVVIDHGTIGGKRLQTTYSHLSALQVTTGQTVTAGSAVGLVGSTGLSTGPHLHFEVLLDGQYMDPLPWLSTAR, encoded by the coding sequence GTGACCGAGGAGAGGGAAGGCACGGCAGTCGTCGACGAGGCGGCGGGAACGGCCGAACGAGCTGGTACCGAAGAGGCGTTGAGTGGGCAACAACGGCCGCGGCGCCGCGGTCCCGGCCCGTTCGTCCTGATCGTGGCGCCCAGTCTGGTGGCGCTGATCGGGGTGTCGGGGTATCTGGCCCTGACCGGCGGGCTCTCCCCCGACCAGTCCCAGGGGCCGGATCCGGCGCAGACGTCCGTCGCCAACGTCGACGCCTCCTACGTCCCTTGGCTGCGCAAGGCGGCCGATGCCTGCACGGTCGTCACCCCCGCCCTCCTCGCCGCCCAGATCGATCAGCTCTCCGGGTGGAGCAATGACGGCGCCAGCCTGTCGCAGCAGGGAATCGCAGGCTTCACGGACGCCCAATGGCGGACCTGGGGCCGGGACGACAACGCCAACGGCCGCTCCTCGCCGCGCGATACGGAGGACGCCATCATGGCCCTCGGCCGGCAGGACTGCTCTCTCGCCGAGAAGGTGACCGACCTCAGGACCGAGGGAGCCGTCAGCGGCAACCTCGTGGACCTCACGCTCGCCGCGTACACGGCCGGGACGGACAGCGTGAAGAGGGCGGGCCGCGTGCCCGCCGACGCACGCACGTTCCTCAACAAGGTCAAGGCACGGCTGCCGCGGTACGACGCGCTCGTCCGCCGGACCCCCGACCAGAACGGCGGTCAGAACGCCGCCGCCGTACTGACCCCGCCCGTCAGCACGCTCACGGTCACCTCGTCCTTCGGATCGCGTACGCATCCACTCACCGGGGTCACCAAGCTCCACACGGGAGTCGACTTCGGCGCACCTCAAGGGGCTCAGGTGTCGGCGGCGCGTGACGGCCGGATCGAGTTCGCGGGCACGACCACGGCGTACGGCATCCGTGTGGTGATCGACCACGGCACGATCGGTGGCAAGCGGCTGCAGACGACCTACAGTCATCTGTCGGCCCTCCAGGTCACGACGGGCCAGACCGTGACCGCCGGCTCCGCGGTCGGGCTCGTCGGCTCCACCGGCCTGTCCACGGGACCCCACCTGCACTTCGAGGTGCTCCTCGACGGCCAGTACATGGATCCGCTGCCCTGGCTCAGCACCGCCCGCTGA
- a CDS encoding sugar ABC transporter ATP-binding protein: protein MSTVLLECHDLIKVFPGVRALDGVGLRLTAGSVHALLGENGAGKSTLIKVLTGVHSPDGGRLTWCGEPVHLRSPLEATRTGIGVVHQERNLIPGFSVAENITLQKPPSHRGLVDREAMTEPALACLAELGVDLDPHQPVRELSVAQQQLVETAKALHTESRVLLLDEPTASLSPQETERLFEVIRRLAARGACVVFVSHKLEEVFAVCDTVTVLRDGKSVLESAPLADHTHDDIVGLMVGRAHAATEMRPRTVDRSAAPVLALDAVSTAGGHRDISLEVRPGEIVGLYGLVGAGRSELVKAVLGLDRITGGEVRVHGRPARITSPRQALHEFGIGYVTENRKEEGVFLEQPIVRNITVTVWRRLARALGFVSAREERDVAQDLVERLGIRIAGLGQNAGELSGGNQQKVSLAKWLAADTRLLVVDEPTVGVDVRTKHAFHELIWDLARDGLPILLISSDLAEMVTLADRIVVMTDHRVRGEVDNDRDYDRMSGRVIRLIHDRAEPTADAADAADTADTADAKAVSG from the coding sequence TTGAGTACGGTCCTTCTCGAATGCCACGACCTGATCAAGGTCTTCCCCGGTGTGCGGGCGCTGGACGGTGTCGGGCTGCGGCTGACCGCCGGCAGCGTGCACGCGCTCCTCGGCGAGAACGGCGCGGGCAAGTCCACCCTGATCAAGGTCCTCACCGGGGTGCACTCCCCCGACGGCGGCCGGCTCACCTGGTGCGGCGAACCGGTCCACCTGCGCTCGCCGTTGGAGGCGACCCGCACCGGCATCGGTGTCGTCCACCAGGAGCGCAACCTGATCCCGGGCTTCTCGGTGGCGGAGAACATCACCCTGCAGAAGCCCCCCTCGCACCGGGGACTGGTCGACCGCGAGGCCATGACCGAACCGGCCCTGGCGTGTCTCGCGGAGCTCGGTGTCGACCTCGACCCGCATCAGCCGGTACGTGAACTGTCCGTCGCACAGCAGCAGTTGGTGGAGACGGCCAAGGCCCTCCACACCGAGAGCCGGGTGCTGCTCCTCGACGAACCCACCGCGTCCCTCTCCCCGCAGGAGACGGAGCGGCTGTTCGAGGTGATCCGGCGGCTGGCCGCCCGCGGCGCCTGCGTCGTCTTCGTCAGCCACAAGCTGGAGGAGGTGTTCGCCGTCTGCGACACCGTCACCGTGCTGCGCGACGGGAAGTCGGTGCTGGAGTCCGCGCCGCTCGCCGACCACACCCACGACGACATCGTCGGCCTCATGGTGGGCCGCGCCCACGCGGCGACCGAGATGCGCCCGCGCACGGTCGACCGGTCCGCCGCACCGGTGCTCGCGCTGGACGCGGTCTCCACGGCCGGCGGGCACCGTGACATCAGCCTGGAGGTGCGGCCCGGGGAGATCGTGGGCCTGTACGGGCTGGTCGGCGCCGGGCGGAGCGAACTGGTCAAGGCGGTGCTCGGCCTGGACCGCATCACGGGCGGCGAGGTCCGGGTGCACGGCAGGCCGGCCCGGATCACCTCGCCCCGTCAAGCCCTGCACGAGTTCGGCATCGGCTACGTCACCGAGAACCGCAAGGAGGAGGGCGTCTTCCTGGAGCAGCCCATCGTCCGCAACATCACGGTGACGGTGTGGAGGAGGCTGGCCAGAGCCCTCGGGTTCGTCTCGGCACGCGAGGAGCGTGACGTGGCCCAGGATCTCGTCGAGCGGCTCGGCATCCGCATCGCGGGGCTCGGGCAGAACGCCGGTGAACTCTCGGGCGGGAACCAGCAGAAGGTCAGCCTCGCCAAGTGGCTCGCCGCCGACACCCGGCTGCTCGTCGTCGACGAACCGACGGTGGGCGTCGACGTCCGCACCAAGCACGCCTTCCACGAACTGATCTGGGACCTGGCGCGCGACGGCCTGCCCATCCTGCTGATCAGCAGCGACCTCGCCGAGATGGTCACCCTCGCCGACCGGATCGTCGTCATGACCGACCATCGCGTCCGCGGCGAGGTCGACAACGACCGCGACTACGACCGCATGAGCGGCCGCGTCATCCGCCTGATCCACGACCGGGCGGAGCCCACCGCCGATGCGGCCGATGCGGCCGATACGGCCGATACGGCCGACGCGAAGGCGGTGAGCGGATGA
- a CDS encoding expansin EXLX1 family cellulose-binding protein, translating to MHRRWLFIGVAGVLIVASLIVGLLVDPKDDTGDAEAKPVAGTQADVPPATVSPTASVSATEASAKPSAKRTPRKKSPRATATSAKPSAADAPRTGSAAAPLAGRIRPGATYRGTATFYDSDGTGACMYDASGDVMTGAMNSTDYETAKACGAYVLVRAASGASITVRITNECPGDCAPGQIDLSAEAFAELARPSAGQIPITWTLASPGAADTVSIRYKTGSSRYWCGIQVIGHRNPVARLEVRAGSGWRQLSRAEYNYFISDDGSGCGGAIRVTDIFGEQLTLTGVALTANAVQSTRAQFAER from the coding sequence GTGCACAGACGGTGGCTGTTCATTGGGGTGGCCGGGGTGCTCATAGTCGCCTCATTGATCGTGGGGCTGCTTGTCGACCCCAAGGACGACACCGGGGACGCCGAGGCCAAGCCCGTCGCCGGTACCCAGGCGGATGTCCCGCCCGCGACGGTGTCTCCGACCGCGTCCGTCAGCGCGACCGAAGCATCGGCGAAACCGTCGGCCAAGAGGACGCCGCGGAAGAAGTCCCCCCGCGCGACCGCCACGTCGGCGAAGCCGTCGGCCGCGGACGCCCCGCGAACCGGGTCCGCCGCCGCGCCGCTGGCGGGACGCATACGGCCCGGTGCCACGTACCGGGGCACCGCCACGTTCTACGACTCGGACGGTACGGGCGCCTGCATGTACGACGCGAGCGGTGACGTCATGACCGGGGCGATGAACAGCACCGACTACGAAACCGCCAAGGCGTGCGGGGCGTACGTACTCGTCCGCGCGGCCAGCGGGGCCTCCATCACGGTTCGCATCACCAACGAGTGCCCGGGGGACTGCGCGCCCGGCCAGATCGACCTCAGCGCGGAGGCCTTCGCCGAACTCGCCCGGCCGTCGGCCGGCCAGATCCCCATCACCTGGACGCTGGCGAGCCCCGGCGCCGCCGACACGGTCTCCATCCGGTACAAGACCGGGTCCAGCCGCTACTGGTGCGGCATCCAGGTCATCGGGCACCGCAATCCGGTGGCCCGGCTCGAAGTACGCGCGGGCAGCGGCTGGCGTCAGCTGTCGCGCGCCGAATACAACTACTTCATCTCCGACGACGGCAGCGGGTGCGGCGGCGCGATCAGGGTCACGGACATCTTCGGAGAGCAACTCACGCTCACCGGGGTCGCGTTGACGGCGAACGCGGTGCAGTCGACCCGTGCCCAGTTCGCCGAGCGCTGA
- a CDS encoding mandelate racemase/muconate lactonizing enzyme family protein — translation MSIITTATARLADIAVEQDRTDAVQSFVKQETVLVDLETADGVAGTGYTYTIGTGGTSVLALLRDHLLPALVGQDARNVEALWQRLFALTRATTTGAITSLALAAVDTALWDVRCKRAGEPLWRLAGGHRQEVPVYDTEGGWLHLSAEELVKGALRAQEAGWAGVKIKVGRPHPAEDAERLRAVREAVGPSLHIMTDANQSQTASSVLRLASALEPYDPYWLEEPLPADDISGHVRLAGATRIPLAVGESMYSLMQFRGYLEAGAASVVQVDAARIGGITPWLKVAHLAESHNVMVCPHFLMELHVSLAAAVPNGRYVEYIPQLRAVTRTELTVRDGMAVAPDVPGIGIDWDLDALDDRRVA, via the coding sequence ATGAGCATCATCACGACCGCGACCGCCCGGCTGGCCGACATAGCCGTCGAGCAGGACCGTACCGACGCGGTGCAGTCCTTCGTCAAACAGGAGACGGTCCTGGTCGACCTGGAGACGGCGGACGGCGTCGCGGGAACCGGCTACACCTACACGATCGGCACCGGCGGCACCTCCGTACTGGCCCTGCTGCGCGACCATCTGCTGCCCGCCCTCGTCGGACAGGACGCCCGCAACGTCGAGGCCCTGTGGCAGCGGCTGTTCGCCCTGACCCGGGCGACCACCACCGGAGCCATCACCTCGCTCGCCCTCGCCGCCGTGGACACCGCGCTGTGGGACGTGCGGTGCAAGCGGGCGGGCGAGCCGCTGTGGCGGCTGGCCGGCGGACACCGTCAGGAGGTGCCGGTCTACGACACCGAGGGTGGCTGGCTGCACCTGAGCGCCGAGGAGTTGGTGAAGGGCGCCCTGCGGGCCCAGGAGGCGGGGTGGGCGGGCGTGAAGATCAAGGTGGGCCGTCCGCATCCCGCCGAGGACGCGGAACGGCTGCGCGCGGTGCGCGAGGCCGTGGGCCCCTCGCTGCACATCATGACCGACGCCAACCAGTCCCAGACGGCGTCCTCCGTCCTGCGGCTGGCGTCCGCGCTGGAGCCGTACGACCCGTACTGGCTGGAGGAACCGCTGCCCGCGGACGACATCAGCGGGCACGTCCGTCTCGCGGGCGCGACGCGGATTCCCCTGGCAGTCGGGGAGTCCATGTACTCGCTCATGCAGTTCCGCGGCTATCTGGAGGCCGGCGCCGCCTCCGTCGTGCAGGTCGACGCCGCCCGGATCGGTGGCATCACACCGTGGTTGAAGGTCGCGCACCTGGCCGAGAGCCACAACGTCATGGTCTGCCCGCACTTCCTGATGGAACTGCACGTCAGCCTCGCTGCCGCGGTGCCCAACGGACGGTACGTCGAGTACATCCCGCAGCTGCGGGCCGTGACCCGGACCGAGTTGACCGTCCGCGACGGCATGGCCGTGGCCCCGGACGTGCCGGGCATCGGCATCGACTGGGACCTGGACGCGCTCGACGACCGGAGGGTGGCATGA
- a CDS encoding GntR family transcriptional regulator, translating into MPPHSPSAAGVPDEGDERSVPPVRQALSDSVYERIKAMVMDHEIAPGARVGIESLARALKVSPTPVREALARLESDGLVVKRALSGYRATELLTRQGLEELFEMRLLLEPRAAALAAANATEAQLDGLERIVEEMQVQPSPNGRYASYRDFAALDQRFHEAIGQAAHRPLLADAVERLHAHLHIFRLSKVVGAGGPTVAEHERIVRAVLRRNPERAAEAMTEHLTRSMERQHDDGDGPAPASSIR; encoded by the coding sequence ATGCCGCCGCACAGCCCTTCAGCGGCCGGTGTCCCCGACGAGGGCGACGAGCGGAGTGTGCCGCCCGTCCGGCAGGCCCTGTCGGACAGCGTCTACGAACGCATCAAGGCGATGGTCATGGACCACGAGATCGCCCCCGGCGCACGCGTGGGCATCGAGTCGCTGGCCCGAGCGCTCAAGGTCTCGCCTACCCCCGTCCGGGAGGCGCTGGCCCGGTTGGAGTCCGACGGCCTGGTGGTGAAGCGCGCGCTCTCCGGATATCGGGCCACGGAGTTGCTGACCCGTCAGGGCCTTGAGGAACTCTTCGAAATGCGCCTGCTGCTGGAGCCCAGGGCGGCCGCTCTGGCTGCCGCGAACGCCACTGAGGCACAACTCGACGGCCTGGAGCGGATCGTCGAGGAGATGCAGGTCCAACCGAGCCCGAACGGACGGTACGCGTCCTACCGCGACTTCGCCGCCCTCGACCAGCGCTTCCACGAGGCGATCGGACAGGCCGCACACCGGCCGCTGCTGGCGGACGCGGTGGAGCGGCTCCACGCGCACCTGCACATCTTCCGGCTCAGCAAGGTCGTCGGCGCGGGCGGCCCGACCGTCGCGGAGCACGAACGGATCGTACGCGCGGTTCTGCGCCGCAATCCCGAGCGCGCGGCCGAGGCGATGACGGAACATCTCACGCGCAGCATGGAACGTCAGCACGACGACGGCGACGGGCCCGCTCCCGCGTCCTCGATCCGGTAG
- a CDS encoding L-rhamnose mutarotase: MRRVAQIIAVRPEKLHEYRELHRDVPPAVLDRIRRSHISNYSIHLLGDRLFGYFEYHGDDLEADLALMAADEATQRWWRLTGPCQVPVTEAAAGEWWATAEQVFLME, from the coding sequence ATGAGACGCGTGGCGCAGATCATCGCGGTACGGCCGGAAAAACTCCACGAGTACCGGGAGTTGCACCGCGACGTACCCCCAGCGGTGCTCGATCGGATCCGGCGCAGTCACATCTCCAACTACTCGATCCATCTGCTGGGCGACCGGCTGTTCGGCTACTTCGAGTATCACGGCGACGATCTCGAGGCGGACCTGGCCCTGATGGCCGCGGACGAGGCCACGCAGCGGTGGTGGCGACTCACCGGCCCCTGTCAGGTACCGGTGACGGAGGCGGCCGCCGGAGAGTGGTGGGCAACGGCGGAACAGGTGTTCCTCATGGAGTGA
- a CDS encoding carbonic anhydrase, with translation MISDPAPHRAVRPSRTASVAPLSGATSPARRSLLRAALTGTAVLGAGLAVGAAPAAAAPLTAAARKRPTTAEEALRELAAGNRRWSTFRQQHPDESPAVRQSLTTAQHPFALLLGCIDSRVPPELVFDQGLGDLMTVRSAGQVLDEAVLGSLAYGVLELGIPLLMVLGHQSCGAVKATVQADESGEELPAHIQYLADQISPAIDRSQEGDARVDATIDANIRLIRSRLAAEPDLAAKVDSGELAIVGARYELTTQRVHRIG, from the coding sequence GTGATCTCTGACCCAGCACCCCACAGAGCCGTCCGCCCTTCGCGGACGGCATCCGTCGCCCCGCTCTCCGGCGCGACATCTCCCGCCCGGCGCTCCCTCCTCCGCGCCGCGCTCACCGGCACCGCGGTCCTCGGCGCCGGCCTTGCCGTCGGCGCCGCACCCGCGGCCGCCGCACCCCTCACCGCCGCCGCGCGCAAGCGGCCCACCACCGCAGAAGAGGCCCTGCGGGAGCTGGCGGCGGGCAACCGCCGCTGGAGCACCTTCCGCCAGCAGCATCCCGACGAGTCCCCCGCCGTCCGGCAGTCGCTGACGACCGCTCAGCACCCCTTCGCCCTCCTGCTCGGATGCATCGACTCCCGGGTGCCCCCGGAGCTGGTCTTCGACCAGGGCCTCGGCGACCTGATGACGGTACGCAGCGCGGGCCAGGTCCTCGACGAGGCCGTGCTCGGCAGCCTCGCGTACGGGGTGCTCGAACTGGGGATCCCGCTGCTCATGGTGCTCGGCCACCAGTCGTGCGGGGCCGTGAAGGCCACGGTCCAGGCGGACGAGTCGGGCGAGGAACTGCCTGCCCACATCCAGTACCTGGCCGACCAGATCAGCCCGGCCATAGATCGCAGCCAGGAGGGTGACGCGCGCGTCGACGCGACGATCGACGCCAACATACGACTCATACGGTCACGGCTCGCGGCCGAGCCCGACCTCGCCGCCAAGGTGGACTCGGGTGAGCTGGCCATCGTCGGCGCCCGCTACGAGCTGACCACCCAGCGGGTGCACCGCATCGGCTGA